CCGGGGGAGCCGGCAGCGCTGCTGCGCACCCAAAACCATCCTCAAGAAACCTCCCGTTGGTCGCTACAGGCGTTAAACCCTGCCCCCAGTTACGCGGCGGCGCTTGCAGTGAAGGGGCATGATTGGGAACTGAAGTGTTGGCAATGGGCTCCGATGTAGATGGTATGTGTTGCTGATGTACACTATAATTCAGGCTGCTGGTTAGACCGTAGGAAAAGTTTCCATATTCAATGTGCAATTAGAAATAGCCGCATTTACGACACACATGTCGCCCCGCTGGGGCTTTGGGTTGTGGGCATACCCTTTTCTATAGACATGTCGCCCCGCTGGGGCTAAAAACCTTAAGATATGCCCGGACTATACACATCGTTTCTCCCCGATAAGATCGGGATTCAAAGCAAGGTTGCGGTGCCGAAATATGAATTTCGACTGACAAGTGATCTAGCAATTTGACTTACTAATAAATGAATCTATTTGACAATTACCATCCGCTTCGTCGCCGTAAAATCCGCTGTCTCCAACCGATAGAAATAGACGCCTGTTGCAACACGCTTTCCTAACGCATTCCGCCCATCCCAATACGCCGCACGATTTCGGGTATGATAAAAAAATAGCGTTGAAGCACGTTCTTCATCATGCGCCCTCTAAGTTGGTGATGAATATCTCACACCTCATGACCAATGAAGCTATGGTAGATTATAGAATTACTTAGACACTGCCGATGCACATGTACAGATTAGGAAATCTGTACCCACAAATAACCCCAAATGTCCACTTATTTCTCTAATTCACCATAAATGAAATCTGATGTGATATTGCCACACGAAATTCACTGCGTTCATCAACTACACGCAATTTAGACACGCAATTTAGATACCACAGTCATCTCCAATCACCCGAAGGAGCTGTGCAAACAACCGAGTTTGTCGGTAAACCCGCTCTCCGGGCGACCTTGCATATGCTTTTGAGGTGAACTGTGAGTTCAAAGGGAGGGTCGTACTTATAGGAAGGTTGTCGAAACCGTGCCACACCATCGTTGCAGAAATGTCACACTAGTAAACCGAGTGACTGCACCTCAATCAGTGGAGATCTAACAAAAAAGTGTAGTTGTTTGTGGCGCGGGTATGTGAATTTATCGAAAAAATTGAGGGGAAATAAAAAAAGCCGTCTCAGAGGAATCACCTCTAGACGGCTTTTCTATCTTTTGTAGGAAATCGTTTGCTATCTGATTACAGATTTAGCTGCAAGTATATCCGTCGTCTTCCCTTGCTCTTGCACTGCAATCAAGGTCTGCAACGCTTTTCTCAGTTCTTGACGGTAGCTATAGGTGAAAAGGATAAATTGGGCCTGTTGCTCAACAGTCAGGATCTGATCGATCTCAGCCATGATCTTTTGTCTTTCAGCAATGAACCCATTCTCGACTTCGCTATGGTGCGTTAAAGCGGTTTGTAATTCGGCGATTCCTGCCTGAGAGTCAGGCGTCGCAGTTTGTAACTGCTTTAGCTGGTTCATACTCTGCCGGTGTTCCCGCCGATACTGCATTTTTAACTTTTCCAACCTGTTGAATTGGGTTAACAAGGGCAGCTTCTGCTCCGCTGTTGGCGAAACCGCATCAACCAATTTCCAAATTTTGAGGGTTTCAACCAATTCAGCCAACTCGCTTGACGTTGTTGGTCGAGGAGACGGCGTATCTGCTTTGAGAAATGGAATCAAGAACACTAGCGCGAGTACCACAGGAATAACGGAGAGTAATAGTAGGTAACGGCGTTTCATAGATAGTATCCTCCTTTGGGAGTTTCTTTAGTCCAAGGTAACAAAATCAATTCGATCTGTCGTCGAAGGAATAGCGTCAGTGAAAACTTCGTTTCCAACAGACTCAACATCAATTTCGGAAGTAATGACATGGAACCATTGATTGACAAGGTCGGTGGAAGCCTCCGAATTTGGTATTCGGATCTCATCGACAAGCGAACTCCGGTTGTCCCAAACTAAAGGCACATCTAGGCGTTGAAGCTCATAATCTACCTGTGCTCGCAACTGTTCTACAGGAATTTCAGCCATGAAACTTGAAGAGATTAGCGTATCAAAAGTGGGGTTTTCGGTCGAAGCCTTGAACAAACGACTAGTGGAAAGTCCCCAAAAACTTAAAAGAAGAATCAGCACGCAAGCCACACCTGCCATTTTCCATCCATGCCTCCTTACCCAAAGGGGCAGGCGGCTTTCTTCAAATGTTTGACTTTGCGAAATCCTTACGCGGAGAGTGGGCCAAAACGCTTTCCATACCTCTGGCGTGGGATACTCTACCGGTAGACTTCTGGCATGATGGATCGTCTCCTCAAAGGTTTGCAATTCCTTTTGGCAGTGAGAGCAATCGTCAATATGGAGTTCTAATTGCTGGGACCGTTTTGGCGACAACGTTCCCTCAATGTATGCTGGTATTAATTTTTCAACTAATTTACACTTCATAACGAGTTAATTTTCTAAGTAAGGTGCAAGTAGGTCACGTAGTTTTCGCGTTGCGCTAAATAGATGGGCTTTGACGCTTCCAACACGCAGATGGAGCGTATCAGCAATTTCGCGAAGCGCTAATCCCTCATAGTGCCTCAAAATAAACACCTGTTTCTGACGCGGAGATAACTGCTGAACTGCATTCCTGATTTCCCTTCCAAGTTCTGCCTGTTCTAAGCCGTGCCCTGTAACATCCTCGGGACCTCCCGAAGGGAATAGGAAATCGTCAGCCGGGAATTCATCGGCAAAAGAGATATTTTTTTGACTTGCGCGACGCCGTGTATAGTCGATGCACGCATTTTTGGCAATCCGATAAATCCATGTGTAAAATGTGGATTTACTTTCAAAACGATTCAGTGCCTTGAAACTTCTAAGAAAAATCTCCTGAGATAGATCATACGCATCCTCTGGATGGTGAGTAAAGTTATAAGCGAGTTCGTAAATTCGCCGCTGATACTTCTGAACTAACTCACCAAAAGCGCGGGTATCTCCGCATTGTGCTCTTTTAACAAGGTAACGATCTGAATCTTCTTTCATGGCATTTGTCCCGTAGTAGACGCAGTAAGTAAAGAAAAGTTTAGGTAGCCCCAGACAGGGTATAATGCTTCTTTACAACCTAGTTAAAATCTTCGGTAATACGGAATGGGATAGAAGGAGGGATAAGTCCAGAGATGGAGCCGGTGAGAGGATTTGAACCTCCGACCTGTTGATTACGAATCAACCGCTCTGACCAACTGAGCTACACCGGCGTATAAGGAGAACGGTCCCAACACAAATGATGAGACCGTAAGGATAGGGATGCCGAGGGGCAGAATTGAACTGCCGACACATGGATTTTCAGTCCACTGCTCTACCTACTGAGCTACCTCGGCACAATCGAGAGCGGGTAGAATAATACCAAATGGAGGAAGTCGATGTCAAGCGTTTTTTATGCTTATATGCGATAGAACGGTTGGCAATAACAACTACAATCAGGCAAATAAAAAAGCCCTATGTGCTGTCCATAGGGCTTAAGCGTAAGAACAGAAGCTGTTCGTTATCGTGGCTGAACGCCCGGCCACTGACCATCGTCCGCCGTCACATCCACGACAATTCCGTCGGGGTCTTCTACCTTGAACGATTCGTCCGGAGGCGAATTCGGATCGTATTCTTCTCCGCCGACCCCATCCGATATAATCGTGAACCCATTCGCCTCACACCGCTTGGCGGCTTCCTGTAGGTCTGGGACACGCACACCGATGTGAAGATAGTCCAACATTCCACCGACGTGCGGCGGTCGTTGGGGCCCATTGTGCTGAAACACCCGGAAGTTGTGGTAGCCATCGGTGAGATCGTAGCAGTCGTCCATCGTCGAGAAAACTTTCAATCCGAGGGCATCACGCCAAAATCGAATAGTCTCTTCCAAATTGGTGGCACGAACGCCGACATGTACGAGGGTTGACATTACTGATTCCTCCTTGTAAAAAAGGTTACAAAGTTTGGGAGTTTGGGCAATTATAGCACACTTGCATCAAGGGTCAAATGAAAAAAAAATCTCCGATCGGATTCCTAATAAGCGGTGATCTTATCCCGAATCTTCGCCAGCGTTTTCTCCCCGATGCCTTTGACATTTGTGAGGTCATCAACGGTAGAAAACCCTCCGGCGGTTTGACGGTATTCAATAATGCGTCTCGCCATTGCAGGACCAATACCGCGTAGTGTTTGCAACTCTTGCAAGGTCGCGGTGTTGATGTTGATGCGCGCTCCGTCTGACGGTGCAGACTGCCTCATGGAAGGCTGCGGAGTTACAGAGGAGCCCGGTGAGGTCGGAATGGTGTACTCCTGAGCAGCGCTGGAGCTAGGCGCAGCCGGTTTCACATCAGGGATTTGGCGAATCATTGGGACATCAATCTGCTGCCCATCACGAATTTTAGCAGCAAGATTGAGACTGTGGATATCCGCTAGATCTGTTCTCCCACCCGCCTTTTCAATCGCCTCATGGACGCGCGCACCGGCGGAAAGATAGTAAACGCCCGGTGACTTCACTGCTCCCGTCACATGGACAGCAACCTCTGACTTTGCAGTGGGTGGCGGTGGCGTGGGTGGCGGTGGGGCTATTTCTGTCTCGACGACGAAATCGGGTTCACCGAGAAAAAGCGAGGGGTGAAAATGCTTTAGCATCCAATATACCCCGCCCGCGAGTATCACGATAACGAGGATAATGATAATTTTTCGATGTTGTGCTTCAAGGCTATCCATCTTCCACCCGCATCGACAAATCTACTTAATCCAACCTCCCCCGACAACGATATCACCATCGTAGAACACCGCTGCCTGTCCCGGAGTCACGGCACGACGTGGTTGATCAAACTTGACTTCTACCTCTGTGTCGCTCAAGGGATTAATCGTCGCCGGTGCACCTGTATCTTTATAGCGAATCTTAACCTCCGCTCGAATCGGCTCCGGCAACTTATCCATCGTCATGAGGTTGACCTCCTCGACCTGCATCGTATCTGCCAAGAGATTTTCGTTCTTTCCAACGACGATGGTGTTGTCGCGGACCTTTAATTCAGTGACATAGAGAGGCGTCTTGGCAGAGATCCCCAACCCTTTCCGCTGTCCAACCGTGTAAAATGGGATTCCCTGATGCTCCCCGAGCACACGTCCCTCTTGATCAACGATATCGCCTTCCTGAATCTTCTCTGGGATCCGATCCTTGAGAAATCGCTTGTAGTTATCGTCTGCAATAAAGCAGAGTTCTTGGCTCTCCGGCTTCTCCGCCGTCCGCAACTGATATTTCCGCGCGACCTCTCTTACTGCATCCTTTTCATACCCACCAAGTGGCATCAACGCTCGGCGCAACTGCGCCTGTGTCAGCGAAAATAGAAAGTAAGACTGATCTTTGCGGGAGTCAAGCCCTTTGCGCAAGATATAGCGTCCCGTCTCCGGATCGTGCTCAATTCTGGCGTAATGGCCTGTCGCCACGTAGTCAACTTCTAATTGCGTTGCGAGTTCAAGTAGTTTCCCAAACTTCAAGTCCTGATTACAGATGACACACGGACTCGGTGTCCGGCCAGAGACGTATTCCTCAGCAAAGTAATCAACGATACTCTGACGGAAAGTCTCTTCGTAATTGACAGCGTAAAACGGTATATCCAGTTGTGTAGCAACGCGTCGTGCGTCCTCAACACCCTCAAGCGAGCAGCAGTTCGGCTTGTCCGACTCGATCTCGATTGTGTCGTGCGTACCGAGTCGCATGGTAATTGCAATCACATCATAGCCGGCTTCGACCATCAACGCCGCGGTCACTGAACTATCAACACCACCGCTCATCGCAGCGATAACTTTTGTACCCAATCTAATCACCTATGTCTACAGTTTGCGGAATGAAACTATATGAAGGGTGCCCATAATTATTGCCCCAATAGGATCGGGGCTGAAGTGCGTAACTTCTCATTACGTATCATTCCGAATGATGCCGATTCAAGTGTTCGATGTGATTCTGGTTGAGTTGCCGCATTTCGCTTCTCACATCGCCCAACTCTTTTCTTACATCACGAATTTCTGCTTGCATATTGGACAGTCGTTGATTCATCTCCGATCTCACATCTGAAAAACCTTGATTCATTGTAGAGACGATCTCAACGAACCTCTTATCCATCCGTTCCTCGAGGCGTTCTAAGGCATGAAAGAACGTATCGGCTTGTTGTCGTATCGTTTCATCTTGCTTATCTATCCGCTTTTCCAACCGTTCGGCTATCGTTTTCAGTCGTGACAGTATCACGATAAGCTGTCCGATGATTGTTGCAACAGCAATTCCTGTCACGATCAGATGTGAGGGCGACCATTCACCCATCTATCTTACCCCCTCTCCTCTCTGAAGCGTACGATAGCGTTTTGTTGCGCTGCCTATGTGCTGCTTGTCTCCATGAGTGGATCTAACCAGTTGCCACACCGGCGTGATTTATTTAAGGATAGCATACGCTCTCATGCGTTGTCAAGATCATCATAATATCTATAGGGCTATTTAGTGAGATGTCGGGATTCGGAGATCCCTCCTACAGAAGAACTAAGTGACCCTATAATATCTAGAAAATTTTGATAATTTTACTTGACCACTTCACGTTTGTGTGGTATAATTCACATTAAGGAAAACAAGAGTTGGCATTTTGTGAAATACCTATTCCTTTATAACCCAGTGAGAGTATGATTCATATACACAAAGAAAGGAACCTCAAGTGAAAATAGTATCTGCATCAAAAGTAACCAAGGCAATCCATGTAATCAAGGATCAGACTTGCGAAAAGTGTGGCACACAAGCGAAGGGCTTTGTTTACCGCAAAGCGCTTCCGATTTACTACTGTCGCAAATGTTTGCGCGACGAGATTGACGCTCGTGGACAACTTGTTGCGTAAACATAGTTTAAAAATAGAAGTTACGCACTTCCTTAGGGAATACCAATCGGTGTTCCCTACGGTTCTTTATGGCGTCTCTATTGTAGTTTCCCGATTCATCGGGCGCCAATAGTGTGCCTGATGCCTCTAACCGTCATCAAGCCTTAAAACGGTCTTATCGGTTGCGATCCCCCGATCGTGGCGGTATAGCCCCCGGTATGATGTAGTATTTCCCGTTTGTGACCACGGTGATACGGCGCTGGAATTTGTCAGCGTCAACAAGTACACCACCCTCAGGACCTAACGGGACGGCAGCCCCAATAATGTTGGTTTGTGCACCGGCGCGGCGGACAACTTCAATTGCCTCTGTATATGTATACCCTGTTCCTGGCCCGCTACTGGGGAGTTCATCAGTGACAATAATCAACACCAACTGCCGATCATCAGGCGTTTGGAGTTTGGGGACCCCTTCCATAATTGCGTCCAGCAGATGTGCACTACCACGCTTTGACCTCCGAAACAACTTCTTGACCTGCTCGGCATTTAACGGCGGTTTCGTTATTGTAACCGAACTTCTGCCGCCTCCCGCTGCCCAGAACCGGATGACTCCAAACCGAGAGTCTAGCCCTCCGCCGTCCAAAACATGGACCAACCTATCCAGTCCTGTGCAGATTTCCTCCACTTTATTTTCCATGCTCAAACTAGAGTCAAAGATAAACACGATATCGACAGGTTGCGTCACTGTCTTAGCGATATGTTGAGCGATGCGCTCGAAAACCATGTCAATCCTGGGTAAAAAGGGCATAGGCCTGTTTCCTAGATCTTCACCTTTGGCTAGAGCCTCATGTTCGGCTAGAGGCATATGTTCGATCTGGTACCATTCACCGCCGGTCAGGTTAGCTAATTGTATCTGTACCGCTTCGTCGATTCCAAGGATATTGATCTGAACTCCATCTTGCTTGCACCGGTCCACGATTTTCTCGACGAGCTCATTTTCACGTCCGATTCCCCAGTCCGTTTTCAACGCCTTATTTGTCATAACAATAAAGAACTTTTCGGTATTCAGGAAGTGCCTTTCGGCTTCCCAGGAGAATTCCAATTCTGCAAGCCCTGTCATGATCGCGTCAAGCCCGTCTCTGGCAACTATGCCCTTAAATGTTAGAAATTTCTCGGAGAATCGGCTCCAACCTCTTGTAAATATGAGAAGCCCTTTCTCTAGCGGTTTGCCTCTGGCTTCTGAGGCGTCCGCTTGGAAATAAATGAAGGTGACCCGATAATCAATCATTGACTCGTCAAAGACGCTGGCCATATCGGCGATCCATCTTTGAAATTTTTCCACTCTCCTATCTAATTTCTTAACTAACAGCATCCAATCAACAATAAACACGAGATCGACCGTCTGATTCGTGCTCTGACGACTCACACGCTGGGCAATTTCCACGAGACTTTGACCAATATCAGCCAATGGTTCGTCCATAACGAGAATGGGCTCCGTCTGGAGCGTTGTCTTTGATTCCGAGCCACGCTGCAAGGTTTCGTCTGTAACGGAAGGAGGGGGTTCCGTCACTTTTTGAGCCGTAAGTCCACCTTCGGAGATAGCAACCGTCGCAGGCTTTGGGGCATCAAACTGTACCGTAATTCCTCGGCTCTGGAAGGCAGGAATGTAAGTGTAGATTGATGCGTTATTGAGGGGGTTTTGAGTCACATCAACAATGTCTCCCGCCCCCAATCCCGGATTTGCTACCAGAGGGTGTTGTTGTTAAGCCCCAGCCATGTCAGGTGAGTCAAGCCTGCCACAGGCGAGATGTCCGATATGCTGTTGCTCCCAAGGGCCAGCACTGTCAGGTTAGTTGCATGTTCAAGTCCGGTCAGCGTATGAATGTTGCTGTTTCCAGCCACAAGGCGCGTCAAAGTCGCCATCTCTCCTACGGTAATTGGGGCACCCGGTACTTTACCGAGAGCGGTCTCAATGACAGCGCGGAGGTTGCGGTCAGGGATATCCTCCGCCGTTAGCTCGTTAACCCCTACCGTAACCCCTCTACCTTGGAGGGTAGGAACGTGGGTATGGATTGATGCGTTATTGAGGGGGTTTTGAGTCACATCAACAATGTCTCCCGCCCCCAATCCCGGATTTGCTACCAGAGGTGCCCACAAGCCACAACTGTCTCAGATTGGCTAAGCCTACTACTGCTAAGATATCCGATATATTATTGTTGTTAAGCCCCAGCCATGTCAGATGAGTCAAGCCTGCCACAGGCGAGATGTCCGATATATTGTTGCCCCCAAGATTCAGCCCTGTCAGGTCAGTCAAGCCTGCCACAGGCGAGATGTCTGATATATTGTTGCCCCCAAGATGCAGCCACTGCAATCTGGTTAAGATTACTACCACTGAGATGTTTGATATATCGTTGCCCCAAAGCCACAACTGTGTCAGGTTGGCTAAGTCTATCATAGGTAAGATGTCCGATATATTGTTCCCCCCAAGATGCAGCCGCTGCAGCTCGGTTAAGCCTGCTACCACTGAGATATCCGATATATTGTTGCCCCAAAGCCATAGCTCTGTTAGGTTGGTCAAGCCTGCCACAGGCGAGATGTCCGATATACTGTTGCCCCCCAGATCCAGCACTATCAGCTTGGTTGCGTATTCAAGTCCGGCCAGTATCTGAATGCCGCTTTTTCTTGCCTCAAGGCGCGTCAAAGTCGCCATCTCCACCGCAGTGATTGGGACACCTGACGCTTTGCCGAGGGCGGTCTCAACCGCAGCGCGGAGGTTGGGGTCGGGGATGGCTACTGTCTGTGCCATCGCCGTTGATGGAATTGATACATACACTAGGAGAAATAAAATCAAATGGAACAATTGTTTTGTCATTGATTTATCTCCCGTATCGTTGGGAATATCTGGGAGGTATTTGTGCCCCAGTTGTCAGGACATTCGCAAAACAAAAAAGGGCGTACCCGCGGGTGCGCCCTTTTTTCGTTGTTCGCTTGAATCGCTAATTATCATCCTCACGTTCACTGAGCAACTCACCACGTGCTAAACGTTCCGCATTCTCGGTTGACCAAAGGATATTCTTCATCAACTTCTGTGCGGTGATGTAACGGGTCGCTGCGAGGAGATGCATCCGCTTCTCCTCGGTATCGTCGGTCAGTGCATAGTGCCTAAAGGCGACTTCGAGCACTTGGAACATGTGAAGTTCAGCATCTTCACGGAGTAAAATATGAGCCAATGCACGCTTGAGCGCGTCAATGTCATGCCCCTCCTCCAGATATTGGTTTACAAGGATTTCCGCTTCGTAAACCTTCTGGAAGTCGGCAAATTCCTGAAAACGATCCAACATCTCATCAACGGAGTCAAAGGTTTCATCAAGCCGTTGACCGGGGCGAGGAATGCGTGCTGCCGGCATGTTCAACCAGCGTAGGTAGTTCAGGAACACGGCACCGTGGAAGATTCCTCGCAAAAGGTCTGCACTCGGCGCGTAGTGGAACGTGCAGTAGAGCGCGTGTGCGTAGGAGTAGATATTTGCCACATCGTGCCAATCCCCCTCATTCTTGAGATGGAAGCGTGCGGTCCGAATCGCCGAAGCGTAAATCATAGCTCGGCAGATGTCGGTAGGTTTCACGCCGGCGCGAAGTTTCTCCTCAATCTCCGCAACAATCGGCACAAAATCGTCGCCAAGCATCGTTGGGGTAAACTCCGAAATATCGAGCTCCGCCTCGTTGGCTTGGTTCTCCTGCCAGATTTCATCGAGGCGATCGAAGATTGGCTCTAACACTGGCACACTATCCGCCCATCGAGATGTCTCTTCATGCCGCGTCCGGCTGACCAAATCAACTACGATCGGACGCAAGATCTCGTGTGCACCCTCCCATTTGATGTAATCCAACGCCTCAAACATCTTGTTCGCAAAGTCGAGAGCATGACCGTCGCCGGTGAAATAGAAGTCGGTAGCAGCGGTGAACACAAAATCTGCTATGACCGATTTACCGTATCCACGGTCATTCAGTGTAAGTAGAATGCGCTCTGCAGCGCCCCGGTCCCGTTTGTCGATAAAATAACGGAACCATCGCTTCAGGGTTGTGAGGTCGTGCTCCTCTGCCATCGAGGGAAAGGGCGCGCGGTATGGACGCGAACTCCCCGATGTCCGACGACTGATCTGCACAAGCCCATGCACGAGAAATAGGTTGTGATCTTTCGGGGCAACCTCGTCCCACAAATTTGCTGCGAGCGTAAGAATCGCCACACCGGACGACCAACCCTCACTACTTTTGTGGGCACCATAGTGAAGTCCCTGTTGGATAATCTCCTGTGGTGTTGCCTCCGCATCGGTGAGGGCTGTGACCGCCTTCGCAATGAAGAAGGAGCTCCGATCCTTGAGTCCGCGCTCAAGGGCGCGCTTGCCACGGTCAATGACACGACGTTTCGCTGCGGCTCGCTCTCCACGGGCAAGCCCAACGTACAGATACCCATCATCGCGTATCGTAACAGGAAACGCCTTCAGATCGTCCCCAAATTCAAGAAAGCAACCGCCCGATTTGAGGTCAAATTCCCAATGATGCCAGTGGCAAATCAACACACCATCTCGGACACTGCCTTCGGACATCGGGTAGCCCATGTGCGGACAACGGTTGTCTACCGCGTAAAATTTATCCTGATACTTAAAGACAGCAAGGTGCGTTCCATCTACATGAAAAGGTTTCCCATCGCCTTCTCCAACGGTATCGGCGGGGCAAAGTTGGTGATAGACCAGATCGGTTTCCTCCACAACATCTACAGTTGGAAGATCTTCAAAGTTGATTGAACCTGCCGGTGTTTCTTGAGAGGTACGGGGTGAAATACTCATGGTGTCAACCTCCTTGTCACGTGAGCCGTCAAATGTGAGAAATTACCGCCGTTTTTTTATTGAATCTGACTTATTGTAAAGTGTAGCGCGTTTGGCATGTCTTGTCAACCCAATTAAAAAGTGTTGTATTTTATTTATAGTGAATTCAAAAAATAAATAAACACTTTCGCCCCTCTGTGCAGCGATCCCGATTTATCGGGCCCGGTAGGTGCGGTTTGTAACCGCACCGGTTTTGAGTGTCCCATTAATTCTAAGGTCCACTATAGACGTGTTGACAATAAGAAATCTAGATCCTAAGCACGCATAGTAGATTTTGTCCAGCTATGGAAGACACGCAATCAGTTGCACGAGTATAATCCTAATGGGAAACCATCACTCGACCACTTCATTAGGATCGTCAGCAGAGAGATCCTCGCCCCGATGAAGGCGTAGTGCTAGATTTGCCGTCTGTCGTAACGCACGAGCGGTTGGTGCGTGTGCTGCTAAGTACCGGGCAGCTGCAACTAATGTCATCTGAGCAGACTCTTCCTCCAACTCCTCCATTTGATGTAGCGCAGCTTCAAGCATCTGGAAGGAGTGGAACTCCGCGTCTTCGCGCAACAGGACGTGCCCTAGTTTCTGGATGATAGCGGCACGGGGGTGCCCGAGCGAGAGGTAGCGGTAGACATACATACCTGCCTCATCCGCTCTGGCTTGCGTGTTAAGAAGGTTCACGAAGCCATTGAGCAGTTCATCCGCGTCTGTTGGAAGCGTGTCAGTCTCCCGTCGATGTTGTGGTAGCCGTGCAGCGGGCATGTTAAACCAGCGATCAAAGTAAATTGCTACTGCACCATGAAAAATGCCACGGGCAAGTTCCAACGATGGGGCACGCTTTGCACACTGATGAAGCGCATTGGCGTAGGTGTAGGTGTGTAGCACCGCGATCCAGTCACCAAACTCATTTTTTGTATGAAAACGAGCAATCCGCATCGCCGCCGCGTAGGCAAGCGTCTGCGTTAATTCCGTCAGCGTCGCTCCCTCCTTGAACGCCGACTTGAGTGCCTCCACCGTGGCAAAGGGATCATCGCCTAGTAAAACCTCGACCAGTTGCTCAGCACCCTCCCACTGTTTACCTGCGCCTTCTGCTGCAAGTGCTTCCAATTCTTCAAATGAATCGTTGAGCAGGGGAACAAAATCTATCGGACTGCGCCACCGATTCTCTTCTTCAGCCCGTGATGAACCCGCGAGACCACTGGCGAGCGTTGGCAGAATTTCACACCCCTTATCCCAACCGATACGGTCTAGCAGTTCAAAGCTCTTGTTGATAAAATCGAGTATGTGTCCACCATCCCGGTAGAAGTGATCCGTCGCTGCGGCGACCATCATATCGCAGACCTGTGCAGGCGTTCCTCCGGACGAGATCGCTGTCAACAGCGTACGCTCTGCGCCATCGGCATTGCGGACTTCGATGAAATATCGGAACCATTCTTTCAAGCGTTCAATTGAATGTCTATCTGTCTCCAGAGGCATGAGTTCCACACGCGGCGGGGAAGCCGCTACCTCCTGTGAAACGTGGAGTAATCCCTGATAGAGTGCAAGCACTCTGTCCTCTTCTGCAAGTTGTGGGACGACATTTGCCATCGCTGTGAGAATGGTCAACCCGGGTCCCCAGCCAGCGCGGCGCCTATGTGCACCATACAGTGCACCAACCTCAACGATATCGTCCGCTGCGGCGCGATGTGCGCGAAGTGCAATGACTGCCTTAGCGATAATCAGGTTGATGTTCTGCTCAAGTCCTTCATTCAAACGTCGTTTCCAATGCACAGTGGGATCATCCCCGTTTGCATGGACATTGACATAAACCTGTCCATCATGGGTTTTAACCGGATAAGATTGAACATCGTCTGCAAACGGATCGAACGTGCAGCCACTCTCCAGATCGAACCGCGCGTGATGCCAATGGCAGATCAGAATGCCGTTATGAATTGTTCCTTGACTCAGGGGATACCCCATGTGTGGACAACGATTGTCCACGGCACGGATCTTTCCCTCACTACAAGTCAGGGCAACCGAATGTCCTTCGATATTGACAGCAATAATTGATCCTTCGGGGATGTCTTCGACACGGATGCATTGTACGAAGTCAGACGTCATTTCAGCCATTTTGCACACTCCTCATT
This Candidatus Poribacteria bacterium DNA region includes the following protein-coding sequences:
- a CDS encoding leucine-rich repeat domain-containing protein, producing MTKQLFHLILFLLVYVSIPSTAMAQTVAIPDPNLRAAVETALGKASGVPITAVEMATLTRLEARKSGIQILAGLEYATKLIVLDLGGNSISDISPVAGLTNLTELWLWGNNISDISVVAGLTELQRLHLGGNNISDILPMIDLANLTQLWLWGNDISNISVVVILTRLQWLHLGGNNISDISPVAGLTDLTGLNLGGNNISDISPVAGLTHLTWLGLNNNNISDILAVVGLANLRQLWLVGTSGSKSGIGGGRHC
- a CDS encoding Rieske (2Fe-2S) protein, which gives rise to MSISPRTSQETPAGSINFEDLPTVDVVEETDLVYHQLCPADTVGEGDGKPFHVDGTHLAVFKYQDKFYAVDNRCPHMGYPMSEGSVRDGVLICHWHHWEFDLKSGGCFLEFGDDLKAFPVTIRDDGYLYVGLARGERAAAKRRVIDRGKRALERGLKDRSSFFIAKAVTALTDAEATPQEIIQQGLHYGAHKSSEGWSSGVAILTLAANLWDEVAPKDHNLFLVHGLVQISRRTSGSSRPYRAPFPSMAEEHDLTTLKRWFRYFIDKRDRGAAERILLTLNDRGYGKSVIADFVFTAATDFYFTGDGHALDFANKMFEALDYIKWEGAHEILRPIVVDLVSRTRHEETSRWADSVPVLEPIFDRLDEIWQENQANEAELDISEFTPTMLGDDFVPIVAEIEEKLRAGVKPTDICRAMIYASAIRTARFHLKNEGDWHDVANIYSYAHALYCTFHYAPSADLLRGIFHGAVFLNYLRWLNMPAARIPRPGQRLDETFDSVDEMLDRFQEFADFQKVYEAEILVNQYLEEGHDIDALKRALAHILLREDAELHMFQVLEVAFRHYALTDDTEEKRMHLLAATRYITAQKLMKNILWSTENAERLARGELLSEREDDN
- a CDS encoding Rieske (2Fe-2S) protein, coding for MAEMTSDFVQCIRVEDIPEGSIIAVNIEGHSVALTCSEGKIRAVDNRCPHMGYPLSQGTIHNGILICHWHHARFDLESGCTFDPFADDVQSYPVKTHDGQVYVNVHANGDDPTVHWKRRLNEGLEQNINLIIAKAVIALRAHRAAADDIVEVGALYGAHRRRAGWGPGLTILTAMANVVPQLAEEDRVLALYQGLLHVSQEVAASPPRVELMPLETDRHSIERLKEWFRYFIEVRNADGAERTLLTAISSGGTPAQVCDMMVAAATDHFYRDGGHILDFINKSFELLDRIGWDKGCEILPTLASGLAGSSRAEEENRWRSPIDFVPLLNDSFEELEALAAEGAGKQWEGAEQLVEVLLGDDPFATVEALKSAFKEGATLTELTQTLAYAAAMRIARFHTKNEFGDWIAVLHTYTYANALHQCAKRAPSLELARGIFHGAVAIYFDRWFNMPAARLPQHRRETDTLPTDADELLNGFVNLLNTQARADEAGMYVYRYLSLGHPRAAIIQKLGHVLLREDAEFHSFQMLEAALHQMEELEEESAQMTLVAAARYLAAHAPTARALRQTANLALRLHRGEDLSADDPNEVVE